The Lepus europaeus isolate LE1 chromosome 5, mLepTim1.pri, whole genome shotgun sequence genome includes the window CCTGGgaatgggggcggggaggggtgcgAAGGCGCTGTCCAGTCTGGGGGATTCTGGGAGTGGagcggggccgggctggggctgtcAGGGTGCGGGCAGAGGGACTTGGGCTTCCGAAGTGCAGGCTCCCATTGTGGGGCGGGGGCATCTCGATGCTGCAACGTGAAGAGCCCCTTTGTGGGCAGGGTGGGAATGTCAGCGTGTGGAGGGGTGGCCCGGGTAGAGCTGACGCTCCCACGGTGGACAGTGGTCAGGAAGCAAGTTCACGCCGTGGGGAGGGAGGCACCAGGGCGAGGAGAAGGCGCCCCCCGAGAGGCGGGGCCTCCTGAGAGGTGGGAGTCCCCGCAGAGGagcggctggggggggggggggctgtgtttCCCAGGGGAAGAGGGGCCACTCGGGAGACGGGCAGAGACGCGCTctggtcaggtggaagccaggtgggagggccggcgccctgggcggggaggggcgccGGAAGCAAGTTTGGGGGTGCtgcggggcgggcggggaggggccagCCGGCGCTGACATTCTGTTGTGTGTTTGGGAGTCCCAGAGCCCACTCAGCCCGAGGCAGTGACAGCCGCAGCAGCAGGTAGCCCCACGCAGGGGGGCGTGGAGCGCCAGTTGGGGGTGGGAGGCCGCCCGGTGTTCTCACGCTTTCAGGGTGAGACTGAAACTGCCAGGCAGGCTGGTGGGgctgtggggtgtggggaggaagCCTGTTTCCCTGGCGTCTTTCTCCCCTGCACTTCCCGGTAGGGCTAGGGCTTAGGGCAGAGGAGACCCTGGTGATCTAGAAGAGATGGTGGGACACTGAGGGGTGTCGGGGGGGCCCGggctgccctgcctctgccctggtCCAGCAAGCTCGGGCTCCCTGCTTGGGCCAGAACCAGGATCCCAAGTTCTGAACCCCCAGAGTggctgcacctgcttcccagcCCCGGGATGGAGAGGAACTTCGTGTTCCccctggggcttcttgcctgcctTTTCTCTGTGCCTGGGAGGGAACCTGGGTgccgtgggggctgggggcagcccctgcctgcctcttgACTGCTCCCCTTCGTTCGTGCAGGCCCAGCCTGCAGGGAGCCCTGTAGTGTATGTGTGGTAACACCATGTCTGTGCCCCTGCTCACCGACGCCGCCACCGTGTCTGGAGCTGAGCGGGAGACGGCCGCGGTAAGGATCCCCCTTTACCCATGGCCAGTCCCGTGGCCAGCTCCTGTGGCAGCAGCTGGGGAGCTGGCTGGAGGGGTGTGGGAAAAATGGAGGTGGCGGGGGTGCGCAGGGAGTGGCCTGGAGCCGGAGGCCCATGTTAATGACTCCTTAGGCTGCTACCTCAGGTCCCCCAGGGCCTCCGCAGGGGAGGGGTGTGCAGAAGTTGGGCGACCTACAGGGCAcattcttccctgtctccccatTTCTGATCCTTTTCCAGGTTATTTTTTTACATGGACTTGGAGACACAGGGTGAGTgagtggggaggggctgctcctTGGGGAGATGggcactgctgcccctcccccccaacgggtgccttctctcccttccctcctacAGGCACAGCTGGGCTGACGCCCTCTCCACCATCCGGCTCCCTCATGTCAAGTACATCTGTCCCCATGCGTGAGTGTCGcccagcaggggcggggctggagggtGGTCCTTTTGGAGGGATTGGACCCCTCCGGGAAGGGGCGATGTGTGTCCTacagccccaggcctgccctcACCCCCCAGCGGCATCCTGGGACTTGCCTCAGGGCAGTTGGAAGTGCCGTTTTCAGCCTCGGCTTCTGTGGAGCCCTCACGAATGGAGTCAGCACCGACCCCCAGCCCTAGGGTCTCCCAGACCTGAGACCTCCTAGGATCAGGGCCTCCCCATGCCCCTTCCCCATGTACTCACCCCCCAGCTGGAAGCCGTCACCCTGTGAGGGGTTCTGCGTCTCCATCGCTCTGGCTGATGCCCCAGCCACAGCCTCCAGCCCCACGTGGTGGTTGCCTGGCAACACCTCAAACACAGGCCCTGCCTGCTGGGAGGGGCCCCCAGGGACGGCTCTGcccccctcctgcctctctgctgtggcttcctcctccctgctgaGCGTGGTGGGCCTCCTGGCTCTTCCTCTGCAGGCCTAGGATCCCAGTGACCCTCAACATGAAGATGGTGATGCCCTCCTGGTGAGTTTGGGGCCGGGGGAGCTGTGGGGGCGGGCAGGGTCTCCCAGTGGCTGCCAacgcctctgcttcccaggtttGACCTGATGGGGCTGAGTCCAGACGCCCCAGAGGACGAGGCTGGCAtcaagaaggcagcagaaaacagTAAGGTCCCTGTCCACCGAGcgtcccctcccccggcccccaccccgggaAGGGCTGGGCAGTGCCTGGCTGGCTCCCTTCCTGGGCCCCTCCAGCGGCCTCCTCCAACCcagtcctgcccctccccccagtcaAGGCCTTGATTGAGCACGAGATGAAGAACGGGATCCCTGCCAATCGGATCGTCCTGGGAGGCTTTTCACAGGTGAGGGGGGCtcgtggggtgggggatgggtagCTGGGCTGTGCTCTGCTAACCTCtcatcctctcctccctccagggcGGGGCCCTGTCCCTCTACACGGCCCTCACCTGTCCCCATCctctggctggcattgtggcactgagCTGTTGGCTGCCTCTGCACCGGGCCTTCCCCCAGGTGAGCGACCCACAGCCCCCCTCCCGCGGCTCGGGGACTGCGCCGCGGCACTGGCTTTGCGCTGAGTCCCGTCTGGCCCACAGGCAGCCAACGGCAGtgccaaggacctggccatccttCAGTGCCACGGGGAGCTGGACCCCATGGTGCCTGTGCGGTTTGGGGCCCTGACAGCCGAGAAGCTCCGGTCCGTTGTCACACCTGCCAGGGTCCAGTTCAAAACGTACCCGGGCGTCATGCACAGCTCCTGCCCTCAGGTCAGTGgggccccctcccgcccccgtCCCTGAGCCCTCCTGCCGGGAGCCTCACCGcgctccctgcccccaggagaTGGCGGCCGTGAAGGAATTTCTCgagaagctgctgcctcctgtcTAACTGGCCGCTGGCCCCCGGCACAGTCCTCCGGCACCTGGGGGACCCAGCAGGCAAGCGTGGCACCATCTCGGATCTGAGCCGGTCAAacccctgtcccctccctccctgacctGTCCTCTTCCCACAGGCCTCTGGGGCAGGCGGccggggcctggccaggccttgcttcctggcctcagccccccGGTGTGGGTGTGGGCTGCTTGCGTCTCCCATTGCCCTGGAGACGGGCACCCCCGGCAGCAGGCTCGGCGGGGCTGGAGGCAGCGGGAGAAAGGGGCCCGGCCGCCGACCCACTCACTCAGGACCTCACTCAGAGCCCCGCTTTGGGCCCCCTCCTGTGACCTCAGGGTTTGGCCCGTGGggccctcccaggcccctgcccgTGATTCTGCCCAGATAATCGTGtgtctctcctgcctcccgccACTCCAGCTGCTTCTCAGTCATGAATGTGTGCATGGCCCCGgggcccctggctgctgctgccacctgccCCGGGGCAGGAGTGTTGCTGAGGAGGCGGAGTCCCTcggggcccctccctctgccGGTCCCACttgggggctgggccctgcctccctATCACCCTCTTTCCCCGCAGGCCTGGAGCCTGCTGGGCTGGACTGAGGCTCAGTCTCCCCCAGCTGTCTCCCCCGACTTCGTCCCcactccaggccagggaggcGGTGGGGGAGGAGCCGTGTCTCgtcttctgtctccatgtggttttgGGTGTTTTTCTTGTTGTGTCCTGGATTccaattaaaatgaaagaaatcgcTTCCTCAACTCTCAGGCCTGGCTGGTTCTGTCCAGGGGCGTGGAGAGTGACCATCTGCCGGCTGCCCAGTGTGAGAAACGTTTATTGTCAACACTTCGGAGAGCTCCTTCGTAGCAGTATAAATTAGTGCCGGGGGGAGGCGGCGTTTGGTCCCagagcctccctccctgctctcgcTGGTCCTGGGAGTTGCTGGACCCTGTGGAAGATAGAGTGGAGAGAGGCCCGGCTCCTGGTCAGTGGAGCCCACGGCCTCCTTCCTGGTGGGCTGAGCCGGCCCACCTGGGGTTTGAGGTAGGGGAGGCCTTGGCTTGGCCCGACGCCAGAGGCTGGAGCGCAGGGcggctgcttctccttctcttatcTGGTCCATGGAGAGGTGGGGGGTCCTCAGGCCTGTGCGCCAAAGCCCGAAGGATTCTGCTTCTGCCAGCGCCATAGATCTTCACCTGTGGCAGAGTGAGGCGTGTGGTCAGGGCCCCGAGTCCTGCGGGCAGCCCGGACCCATTCGCCCcgtcccagcccccagcactcaCACATCCTGTCCAGCCCCAAGGCTGCGGTCCAGCCCAGCTCTTCGTGGGCCAGGCTGGGGTTGGCGTAACAGACAGCCACATCGCCTTCCCGCCGGGCCACCACCTTGTACGGGATCTGCAGGGGAGGGGACCCACAAAGCTGAGTccagctggccctgggcctcGCCCCTCAGCTGCTGGCCAGGGACAAGGCAGGCCAGGGAggccaggcggtgctgggggtccaCCTGGTAGACCAGCAGGAAGGGCCTGGGTCTTTGCTGCTGAGcagcggagctgggccaggggaggggagcctACCTTCTTCCCAGAGGCCTTTTCCATGGCTTGGACCATCTGCAGCACCGAGTAGCCTGTGCCTGTGCCCAGGTTGTAGATCTGCCCGGGAGAGGGGAGCAGGCTTTGTGGAAGGGGCTGGAACCCCACCCCAGTGGGAAACTCAGAGCAGAGGTAAAGAGAGGTGTCCAAGACGTGCAGTGTGGGTCCTGCTTCTGCCCCCAGGCCCTAACCTGCCGTGTGGCCCTGCCTGCAGACTGGGGAGCCCCTACCCACTGGGACTGCActgtccccttccctccctggcaCCGCTCCTCTCCCTACCCGGCAGCCACACTGCTCCTTCAGCTTCTTCAGGGCTGCGATGTGGCCCTTGGCCAGATCCACCACGTGGATGTAATCCCGGACGCCTGCAGAGGAGGTGGCGGTTGGGTGGGGAGTTTGTTCCGTCCCTGTCTCCCCACCGGCTCCCGTTCCTGGGTCGTCCTAGGCtcacctgtgccatcctctgtgTCATAGTCATTGCCAAAGACATTCAGGGCCTCCCGACGCCCGATCGCCACCTGGAGGCCGAGGTCAGATCAGCTCCTCTCAGGTCTCCAGCACCAGCTGGGACCCTGGGCCACGCCCCctgtccctccccttcctccttacCTGGGAGACGTAGGGCATGAGGTTGTTGGGGACGCCCTGGGGATCTTCGCCAATGCAGCCAGAAGCGTGGGCTCCCGTGGGGTTGAAATAGCGCAGCAGCACTGCATTCCAGGCCTGTGGGACCCAGGTcacatggtgggggtggggccaggcagcACGTCCCACCCTTACCCCATAGCCTCTCTGTTCTCCACAAGCTCTCAGAGGCTGGGGCCCCACCCTGCCCATGCTGGGACCTAGGCAAGTCACTGTCGCTCCATGGTCAGAGCCTCCTCCCTACCCAGGGGTGCTCAGGATCCCAGCTGCTCATGGGAAACTGGAGGGCTCAGCCGGTGCGCAGGGCCAGGGGCCCTCACCTTGTCTGCCCGGCACAGGTCCTGGATCATCTCCTCGATGAAGAACTTGGACTTGCCGTAGGGGTTGGTACAGCCCCCCGTGGGGTGGGCCTCGTCCAGAGGCAGGTACTGGGGGTTCCCATACACGGTGGCTGAGCTGCTGAACACCAGGTTCTTCACCCCGTGGGTCCTCATGATCTGGCCGAGGCGGGAGGCATCAGtggcccaggcctcccacattcATCCCCGCCCTGCTCCTCCACCACGCTTCGGCGCACGCTCACCCATAAACTCAGACCAGAGGTAGAGAGGTGTCCAAGATGTGCAGTGTGGGCCCTGATTCTGCCCCCAGGCCCTAACCCGCCGTGTGGCCCTGCCTGCAGACTGGGGAGCCCCTACCCGCCGTGTGGCCTTGCCTGCAGActggggcccagccaggccctcccctgcccccaccctgcccccagcctcacctccagAAGCTGGATGGTCCCAGTCAGATTGACTCTGTAATAATCCAGGGGCTTCTGCACCGACTCGCCCACGGCCTTGAGCCCCGCAAAGTGGATGACGGCCACAAAGCTGTGCTGCAGGGCAAAGCCAGGGTCAGGGTTGCGTTCCTGGCCCTTGACCGTGgcagtgcctgctgcctgcctctctgccaGGCACCCACCTTCTGGAAGAGACGCTGTAGGGCCGCCTGGTCCAAGATGTCCATCTCCTCAAACTCCACCTTGCGGCCCGTCAGCTCCTGGACCCGCCGCAGGCTCTCGGGCATGGCGCCCCCTCCTGGTAGGGTGCAGGGAAGCCGGGAAGCTCAGGGCTAGCCAGACCCCCCACTCCGTCCCCTACCCCCTGTGTTGggggggagcagcaggggctccctTCTGCCGGCCGCGCCCAAGCTCACCGCGGATGGCATTGTGGAAGTTGTCGATGACCACGGGCGAGTAGCCTGCCTCCAGCAGCTCTAGCACCGTGTGGCTGCCGATGTAGCCGGCTCCTCCCGTCACCAGCACCTCCTCAGCCATCGCACTGGCCCGGCAGGGACAGTCTCGGGGGGCCTCCTTCTGCGGGGGGTCTGGCCCCTTGAGCGCACCTGGAAGGCGGGCGGGCAGCAGCGAGCCCTTGTTAACAAGGTGGCGGCTCCGATGTCAGCCCTGGTTCTGTCCCTTGCTGGCCTTAGGCTCGGGAGATCGCTAGTTCTCTCTTGGCCTCAGTTTGCATCGAAGGGGCTGGGCTTGGATGGGGAGATGGACACGCAGGCACCGTATACTCTAGTTCCGTTTGGCCCAGGTTGTGAACATGGGATCTGAGGCTCCACTTTTCCCTGCCCAGTGTCTGGTGATTGGAGAGTGCTAGGCAGAAGGAAACAGGGCGGCAGGCCTGGGGCTCTGGGATTCTGGGAAGGGGACCTGTCTGCCCGGTGCAGGCCGCCCAGCTCTAGGTGGCCATAGGTCTCTGAGCTCAGTGACTAAcacctcccccctttctctccagggtcagcaggcaggaagcaggaagtagATCAGATGACCTTACACGGGCAGGctgagcccagctctggggctgtAGCCCTAGTCCTAGTGTGGGCctcaccctaccccaccccaggCTGGTTCAGCCTCTGCCCATGCCAGGGCCAGCCTGGTCACTCCTGGGTGGAGCTAGGGATTCTGCCCAATTCAGGCCGCAAGCCTAGGCCGTGTGGACGTGGGCTTGGCCTCGTCTCCACTACCAGGTGTGCACCTCCACCCTGAGCAAACTGCAGGCAGGCGGCGGAGCCGGGAGGAAGCCCAGACACTGAGGCCTTTCATTCCCAGCCCTGGCGCGCTGCCGCCCCTGCGCCCAGGCTGCCTCACCTCTGGGCGCATCCGGCTCTAACTGAGCGCCCGCTGCGAGCCACGCTCTGCGTTACTTTCCTGAATTTCACACACATCTGGATGAGGCGGGTGTTGCCACTGGCCTTGGGCAGACACCAGGGTCCGAGAGGTGAGGGAATCCGCCCGTGGTCACACTGCCAGCGGCAGCCAGGCTGACATCCGGACCCCAGGCTTGCAGCCCGGCCCCTCTGCCCAAGCAGTCAGccagccctcctcctccctgctgcccgctggactctgccCCGGCCGCgaagccgcccccacccccaccgcccagTCCGGCGCTCTGCACTGAGCACGGAAGGTGGCCGCAGAGGGGCTCTGGAAGGCTGGTCAGCGGCCGTGGTCGCCTCCTCAGTTTTCCCAGTCTGTACAATGGAGGGGAAGGGGCGCTGGGCCGTGAGCGCTCGAGGGCGGCTGGGCATCAGCCGGGACTTTGCGCCAAGGCTCGGAAGGAGCCGAACTAAGAGTCCCCGGGCCGGGAATGAATGAACCGGGCGGTCCAGCCCAGACAGCGCCGAACGGGAGCGGAGGGGGCGGGCCCGCCCGCCCTGGCAGGATTCCGCCGGGTGCGCGGCCTGGGCCCTCCCGAAGCTCCCTCGTTGCCCGCGGACCACCCGGTGCCTCCCGAACCCACCCGGCCCTTCATTCCGCTTCCCGAACCTGCACAGAATCCCTCGCCCAGCGCTGGCTCCAGAGGCGCCGCCTCCCGCCCCGGAGCGGCGGCTCCTTTAAGGGCTGGCGGCCCACCCAGGTCCCACCCCTTCCACGCCCCCAAGAAAACGTGTCACTTAGGCTACGGCGACTCCGGGAGGACACAAGGCCTGCGCGGCTTCAAGGCGATTGCGCGGCCAGCTCCCACGGAGGGCGGAAGTGGGCGGGACCATCCGCTGACCGGCGCGGTGAGCCGAGACGCGGCGCCCGCGGGCCCAAGTGCCCGGGACGGGGTCGTGCCGGAGCCTCGCGGCAGAGGGCAGGGCATCTGGCGCGGGGCCGACGAGCCGGGCCCCACTCTACCCGCAGGTGTCCAAGCTCTGCCCGACCCTTCGTCCAGTCTAACTTCGGGAAGTCCGACTCCGTGCAGCTCGGGCAGCAGGGGCTCGGGGCGGGGGGCGAAGGTCGCGGGCGGCTCGCTGGGAAGCTGGCGGGCCTCGGAAGCTCCCGGGGCTCCTGTCGACTGCTCTGCATCTCTAAGAGGGGCTGATGCGCTTCAGGCCGCGCCGCAGCCTGCGCAGTCCACGCACGAGCGCGCCGGCGTTCCCCGCAGCGGGGAAAGCCCGGGTCTGCCCGGGTCTGCCCGAGCCTGCGGCGCCGCGAGCTGCCACTGCGGACCTGGGAGAGgccgctgctgcccccaggggacGTCATGCAGCAGTCCCGGGCTCCCAGGCGAAGCCTGAGAAAGCGCCCCTGCGGGTGTCTGGGCAGTGGCCCGAGCCAGCCCGAAGCCACTGATTTCCAGCGTCCGTGTTGGTGGCCGGGAGGAAATCCAAAGATGAGCAGACATCGCCCTCAGACTGCACCACTGCCAAGGAGTCGTACTcccccagtcacacacacacacacctacacaggtACATTCTGgaaaattaaagctttaattaTCAAAAATCATCTTCCAAGTGGAGATTTCCCAGAGTTGCTG containing:
- the LYPLA2 gene encoding acyl-protein thioesterase 2 codes for the protein MCGNTMSVPLLTDAATVSGAERETAAVIFLHGLGDTGHSWADALSTIRLPHVKYICPHAPRIPVTLNMKMVMPSWFDLMGLSPDAPEDEAGIKKAAENIKALIEHEMKNGIPANRIVLGGFSQGGALSLYTALTCPHPLAGIVALSCWLPLHRAFPQAANGSAKDLAILQCHGELDPMVPVRFGALTAEKLRSVVTPARVQFKTYPGVMHSSCPQEMAAVKEFLEKLLPPV
- the GALE gene encoding UDP-glucose 4-epimerase: MAEEVLVTGGAGYIGSHTVLELLEAGYSPVVIDNFHNAIRGGGAMPESLRRVQELTGRKVEFEEMDILDQAALQRLFQKHSFVAVIHFAGLKAVGESVQKPLDYYRVNLTGTIQLLEIMRTHGVKNLVFSSSATVYGNPQYLPLDEAHPTGGCTNPYGKSKFFIEEMIQDLCRADKAWNAVLLRYFNPTGAHASGCIGEDPQGVPNNLMPYVSQVAIGRREALNVFGNDYDTEDGTGVRDYIHVVDLAKGHIAALKKLKEQCGCRIYNLGTGTGYSVLQMVQAMEKASGKKIPYKVVARREGDVAVCYANPSLAHEELGWTAALGLDRMCEDLWRWQKQNPSGFGAQA